One Rhizoctonia solani chromosome 1, complete sequence DNA window includes the following coding sequences:
- a CDS encoding ribosomal protein S21 — protein sequence MSMFSRIVAGVARREASINTLALPSVHTRLISGSSGIDKYVAPYPTLPRIEPSSSPTHAAQSTGSSSDIFSGLTTALLSTEITPSDRWISVHDGVLREPKAPGNVYTGRSVPVTDLMDVPSAYRRLHSILNRNRVRSELYLQRRYEKPSDRERRLKSERHRRRFAAWAWLSSKAQVLAAGG from the exons ATGAGTATGTTCTCTCGGATTGTAGCTGGTGTTGCAAGGCGGGAGGCTTCAATAAATACCCTCGCTCTCCCATCGGTACATACCCGACTTATATCTGGTAGCAGCGGCATCGACAAATATGTCGCACCCTACCCAACCCTCCCAAGGATCGAGCCCAGCAGTTCTCCGACTCATGCAGCCCAATCTACTGGAAGTTCGTCTGATATATTCAGCGGACTGACTACTGCCTTGCTCTCCACAGAAATAACCCCAAGTGACCGTTGGATCAGTGTTCACGATGGTGTACTCAGGGAACCAAAAGCGCCAGGAAATGTCTATACCGGACGGTCAGTCCCAGTCACCGATTTGATGGACGTCCCCTCAGCATATCGACGGCTGCATTCGATATTAAACCGAAACCGGGTTCGGTCGGAGCTCTATCTCCAAAGGCGCTATGAGAAACCTTCGGATAGGGAGCGAAGGTTGAAGAGTGAACGGCATAGACGAAGGTTTGCTGCTTGG GCGTGGTTAAGCAGCAAGGCGCAAG TGTTGGCCGCGGGTGGGTAG
- a CDS encoding WD40 repeat protein, which translates to MSDYKAAIQEEYEVLESIFPDELKKISEDKLQIDVIPEEGQIDSDLKVILGIDYTTNYPDEVPNLSLEPEEGELDEEELESLINGMKAVGEENLGMAMVFTLVTHLREALVEVIQKRTEKEKQLESEKERQLMEAEAARTRGTAVTVVSFSEWRTKFMAEMKEKQDREDDEKLKGLTPKERDEWKKSKSKPTGRQLFEKNRDLATSDANYIEEGVTSVDITQYDRTAARDEEEDDTGLHFSDSD; encoded by the exons ATGTCAGATTACAAGGCTGCTATTCAAGAAGAGTACGAA GTGCTTGAAAGTATCTTCCCGGACGAGCTCAAGA AAATATCCGAAGACAAACTCCAAATTGATGTCATACCAGAGGAAGGACAAATTGATTCTGACC TAAAGGTTATCCTGGGTATTGACTACACCACCAATTATCCAGATGAAGTACCTAATCTCTCTTTGGAGCCCGAGGAAGGGGAACTTGACGAAGAGGAGCTAGAAAGTTTGATCAATGGGATGAAGGCAGTT GGCGAAGAAAATCTGGGGATGGCTATGGTATTCACTTTAGTCACGCATTTACGCGAAGCGCTTGTAGAAGTTATCCAAAAGCGAACCGAGAAAGAAAAGCAGCTAGAGTCGGAGAAGGAGCGGCAATTGATGGAG GCAGAGGCCGCTCGGACAAGAGGGACAGCAGTCACCGTGGTGTCATTTAGCGAATG GAGAACTAAATTCATGGCCGAGATGAAAGAAAAGCAAGATCGTGAGGATGACGAGAAATTAAAAGGGCTGACTCCAAAAGAGcgcgatgaatggaagaaatccaagtCCAAACCAACCG GCCGCCAGCTCTTCGAGAAAAACAGAGATCTTGCTACTTCGGATGCAAATTACATCGAGGAAGGAGTCACGTCAGTTGATATCACACAATACGATCGGACGGCCGCCCgagatgaggaagaggatgacACTGGTCTGCACTTTAGTGATAGTGACTAG
- a CDS encoding Cyclin, N-terminal domain, whose product MSGLQQWYFSPIDMLKTPSTVHGCTLEEELSARQKGVELLLRVAGQLRLPVNAFVAAAAYFHRFYMRNSIKDYNYRDIAATCIFLATKVEECGRKLKDVATTVIFKTNASLKPDTDIQVLENSKEHKKWTENILVYEETLLDSLCFDLVVESPHACLATAFNSAAVGTGQHEIFQVMDIAFPQDSAPEEQQVLDSVVLNAWGIAHDTARIIAASCFMISLVSCSNLSTEWTDFPSPFDRYLSADPSMLVWLEKFSLRSSDIQQISGKYDMLLLATNSNVLFGRLHLHHALLLQNI is encoded by the exons ATGTCTGGGCTGCAGCAGTGGTATTTCTCACCGATCGATATGCTTAAGACTCCATCCACGGTACACGGTTGCACTTTGGAAGAAGAACTTTCAGCTCGACAGAAAGGCGTGGAGTTGCTACTTCGGGTTGCTGGGCAATTAAGACT GCCTGTAAATGCATTTGTAGCTGCAGCTGCATATTTCCACCGGTTTTACATGCGAAACTCCATTAAAGATTATAATTACCGA GACATTGCGGCGACATGTATCTTCCTGGCTACTAAGGTAGAAGAATGTGGCCGAAAGCTCAAGGACGTGGCGACAACAGTGATATTCAAAACAAACGCGAGTCTTAAACCGGACACAGATATACAGGTGTTGGAGAACTCCAAA GAACACAAAAAATGGACAGAAAACATATTGGTTTACGAAGAAACTCTTTTGGATTCTCTGTGCTTTGATCTAGTTGTTGAATCGCCTCATGCTTGTCTAGCAACAGCGTTCAACTCAGCTGCAGTTGGGACCGGTCAACACGAGATTTTTCAGGTTATGGATATCGCCTTTCCGCAAGACTCGGCTCCGGAGGAACAGCAAGTGCTGGACTCAGTAGTATTGAACGCTTGGGGGATTGCCCATGATAC TGCACGGATAATTGCGGCGTCATGTTTCATGATCTCATTGGTTTCCTGTTCGAATCTATCCACAGAATGGACAGATTTCCCATCCCCGTTCGACCGCTATCTTAGTGCCGACCCCTCCATGCTTGTTTGGCTGGAGAAATTCTCTTTGAGGTCCTCAGATATACAGCAAATATCTGGTAAATATGACATGCTCTTATTGGCTACAAACTCAAATGTTCTCTTTGGTAGACTGCATCTTCATCATGCTTTGCTTTTACAAAACATCTGA
- a CDS encoding DnaJ domain protein, with translation MDNDPASLFFPDSDGPVDLYSVLGIKVGATSDEVKGGYRKLALKYHPDKHVNSSEEGKAVASLRFQQIGFAYTILGDEHRRKRYDATGSTSSNIPDMAEGEDAWERYFEEMFDSVTRERLDEMRQEYQGSEEERSDLRAAYLAGNGSIEHIMSEIHHSTYEDEARFVATINKMIDSGELQALDTWKTDVKDKKARNARRKRGEKEAKEAEEAARELGVWDEFYGNGKVGKRRGKGKGKSQANNGDGDDDNSALKALIQSKAKKLDGFLDSLAEKYASSSSASKKNTSRKRAAPSDEVDDDEKPPKRRTKVGLADDVAPKQRGKAIQGRRAKAKSS, from the exons ATGGACAACGACCCTGCGAGCTTGTTCTTCCCAGACTCTGATGGCCCAGTGGACCTGTATTCGGTGCTCGGGATTAAAGTCGGCGCAACGAGTGATGAAGTCAAAGGGGGGTATCGCAAACTCGCCTTGAAATACCATCCAGATAAACACGTGAATTCAAGCGAAGAAGGAAAGGCAGTCGCATCGCTAAGATTCCAGCAAATAGGCTTTGCGTACACTATACTCGGGGACGAACATCGTAGGAAGCGATATGATGCCACTGGGTCAACAAGCTCGAATATACCAGATATGGCTGAAGGCGAAGACGCATGGGAGCGTTACTTTGAGGAGATGTTCGACTCGGTCACTCGGGAACGGCTGGACGAGATGCGACAGGAGTATCAAG GGTCAGAGGAGGAGCGCTCCGATTTGCGTGCTGCGTACCTTGCTGGAAACGGGTCGATCGAGCACATTATGAGCGAGATTCATCATTCTACATATGAAGACGAAGCTCGATTTGTTGCCACGATCAACAAGATGATCGACAGCGGGGAGCTACAGGCTCTCGACACCTGGAAGACTGATGTTAAGGACAAGAAGGCTCGGAACGCACGGCGAAAGCGGGGTGAGAAGGAAGCTAAAGAGGCAGAAGAGGCAGCACGCGAGCTGGGTGTGTGGGACGAATTCTACGGTAATGGAAAGGTCGGGAAACGAAGAGGGAAGGGAAAAGGAAAGTCCCAGGCTAACAACGGCGATGGAGATGACGACAACTCTGCGCTTAAGGCTCTAATCCAATCTAAAGCCAAAAAGCTTGATGGGTTTCTTGATAGTTTGGCAGAGAAGTACGCATCGTCTTCATCAGCTTCTAAAAAGAATACCAGCCGCAAACGGGCTGCGCCTAGTGACGAAGTCGACGACGATGAGAAACCTCCGAAGCGCCGTACCAAGGTCGGGTTGGCGGACGATGTGGCGCCCAAACAGCGTGGTAAAGCTATACAAGGGCGACGAGCCAAAGCGAAATCTAGCTAG
- a CDS encoding major facilitator superfamily transporter — MPSQAIPDRSPKQAYCSPLTTTPEIPLKQETQNDISKGSNIQPRQHALVQRPVDRWTLLPNLQDPKSYRRRDKAGIVFVVAIASFAGPFASNSLQPAFPELQKDWNIPDAVVALTTALFLCATGIAPLWYAFLSERYGRRPIYLSGFLIFSLASVVCALSTNIIMLLTFRFVQATGASCAQRHVWVHTDDHLAINRLLPVWVWVLSQIFMSPLNVGGPQDGALITWTHSWRSTMWFNVIFGSMIELLILLFLPETSIMLKTKQAAALSNPAPEQPQLSQKTFSQTCKSLFQLFILRPFHTVLYIRFLPVGLTVYYGSTCFACLYSISTAVPFSFEGMSTLISAEIQTNLRLFGYSDQFNSMEIALAYIPSCLGYIIGSISGGYLSDHVYRRARARDGDNFVPESRLDSAWFGVPFMPIGLLIFGWTLHTHQKWMVPLVGGFIFGLGFMLGTGTCMAYFADVIPGQSASVVACFNLCRNVAAALSAALAAPAINKIGQGWYFTIMATLVSLMSLNLLAVRRWGNHWRQQREDAAVAR, encoded by the exons ATGCCATCCCAAGCTATTCCAGATCGCTCGCCTAAACAGGCATATTGCTCACCACTTACGACAACCCCAGAAATCCCGCTCAAACAGGAGACTCAAAATGATATTTCTAAAGGCAGTAACATTCAACCTCGTCAACATGCACTCGTGCAACGGCCAGTCGATCGCTGGACACTTTTACCGAATCTTCAAGACCCAAAATCGTATCGAAGACGTGATAAGGCAGGGATCGTATTTGTGGTTGCAATAGCATCATTTGCTGGCCC CTTTGCCTCCAACTCGCTCCAGCCGGCCTTTCCTGAACTTCAGAAGGACTGGAACATTCCAGATGCCGTTGTAGCACTTACAA CGGCATTATTTCTATGCGCTACTGGTATTGCACCACTTTGGTACGCATTTCTCTCGGAAAG ATATGGGCGTCGGCCAATCTACTTGTCAGGCTTTTTAATATTCTCATTGGCTTCGGTTGTATGCGCCCTCTCGACAAATATCATCATGCTTTTGACCTTCA GGTTCGTTCAAGCCACTGGAGCAAGTTGCGCGCAGAGGCATGTATGGGTTCATACTGACGATCATTTGGCAATTAACCGTCTTTTACCAGTGTGGGTTTGGGTATTATCGCAGATATTTATGTCCCCGCTGAACGTGGGAGGGCCACAGGATG GTGCTCTTATCACATGGACGCATTCGTGGAGGTCAACCATGTG GTTTAACGTTATATTCGGGAGCATGATCGAGTTACTGAT CCTCTTGTTTCTACCTGAAACATCGATCATGCTCAAGACGAAGCAAGCAGCTGCACTATCCAATCCTGCTCCGGAGCAGCCCCAGTTATCTCAGAAGACTTTTTCGCAAACTTGCAAATCTCTATTCCAACTATTTATTCTTCGTCCCTTTCATACT GTTTTATATATTCGATTCCTTCCTGTTGGCCTAACTGTATATTATGGATCAACGTGCTTCGCTTGTTTGTACAGTATTAGTACGGCTGTTCCATTCTCGTTTGAAG GCATGTCCACTCTGATATCGGCCGAAATTCAAACTAACCTGAGGTTGTTTGGTTACTCTGATCAGTTCAACAGCATGGAGATTGCTCTAGCATATATCCCCTCTTGCCTGGGTTATATTATTGGCTCGATTAGTGGGGGTTATCTttcagaccatgtatatagacGAGCGCGGGCGCGTGATGGCGACAACTTTGTACCAGAGTCCCGGCTCGATAGTGCTTGGTTTGGGGTTCCTTTTATGCCTATCGGATTAT TGATATTTGGGTGGACCCTGCATACACACCAAAAATGGATGGTTCCCCTTGTCGGCGGCTTCATTTTCGGACTTGGTTTTATGCTTGGGACCGGAACG TGCATGGCCTACTTCGCTGATGTGATTCCCGGGCAAAGTGCTTCGGTAGTCGCCTGTTTTAACTTATGCCGCAACGTAGCCGCTGCGTTATCGGCTGCC CTAGCTGCCCCCGCAATCA ACAAAATTGGCCAAGGGTGGTACTTCACAATCATGGCCACTCTCGTGAGTCTGATGTCACTTAAC CTGCTTGCTGTGAGAAGGTGGGGTAACCACTGGCGTCAACAACGAGAAGATGCCGCAGTTGCTCGTTAA
- a CDS encoding protein phosphatase: MCVLECVRLKFMASKRPAPFADLRLTYRPNQLYQSITANRIPSASVPWSPPLFFPAHSRCAHTALRRPYKIEIGVSFAGKPALDAQQLPKKKTIAFSRDHPIAQWRNGLLKWENKKLRSVSAGEDFFYVTQSINSSGVSLGIADGVGGWSEDGVDPSLFSQALMYYASKHASSSWAGEPDFDPIEGTSKPEKSGQSLSPVDIMSLGYEDVLNDPSIECGSSTACIVNIDAQSGKLLAANLGDSSFSILRSSSIFHEQKPQTHYFNCPRQLAKLLPTQRPHLRITDRPEHADTFSTQLRHEDLIILSTDGLGDNVHPGEILALASLLRRGTADQPGVNFAQVFADKLVEYAVGLAAQDEGFKHVGGKIDDVTIVTARIVENI, encoded by the exons ATGTGCGTCTTGGAATGTGTCAGATTGAAATTCATGGCAAGCAAGCGCCCGGCGCCATTTGCCGATCTGCGTCTGACCTACCGGCCTAATCAACTATACCAATCTATAACTGCG AATCGGATTCCCTCTGCTTCTGTACCTTGGAGCCCACCATTGTTTTTCCCAGCCCATTCTCGCTGTGCCCATACCGCCCTTCGAAGGCCATACAAGATTGAAATTGGTGTGTCATTTGCTGGTAAACCGGCATTGGATGCACAACAATTGCCCAAGAAGAAAACCATTGCATTTTCACGGGACCACCCGATCGCACAGTGGCGTAATGGCCTGTTGAAGTGGGAAAATAAAAAACTGAGGTCTGTATCAGCTGGGGAAGATTTCTTTTATGTTACACAA TCGATCAACAGCTCT GGGGTCTCACTAGGAATTGCAGACGGGGTTGGTGGATGGAGTGAAGACG GAGTGGACCCATCGCTATTCTCACAGGCATTGATGTACTATGCAAGCAAGCATGCGTCCTCTTCTTGGGCTGGCGAGCCTGATTTTGATCCAATCGAAGGGACAAGTAAACCCGAAAAAAGTGGCCAGTCGCTATCTCCCGTCGACATAATGTCACTGGGGTATGAAGATGTATTAAACGATCCGTCTATTGAATGCG GGTCAAGCACAGCGTGTATTGTAAACATCGATGCCCAATCGGGCAAACTCCTAGCAGCCAA TCTGGGAGACTCGAGCTTTTCAATCTTGCGTTCATCATCAATTTTCCACGAGCAGAAACCCCAGACTCATTACTTCAACTGTCCCCG GCAACTGGCAAAGCTACTTCCCACCCAACGACCTCACCTTCGAATAACTGACCGGCCAGAGCATGCGGATACATTTTCAACGCAACTACGGCATGAGGATTTGATAATACTATCC ACAGACGGTCTAGGTGATAACGTACATCCAGGGGAGATCCTTGCACTTGCTTCCCTCCTTCGACGAGGAACCGCAGATCAACCCGGCGTAAACTTTGCACAAGTTTTTGCTGACAAGCTAGTCGAATATGC